The Leadbetterella byssophila DSM 17132 DNA window TGGTTTCACCTAAAGCTTCGGTCTTCTTAGCGGCTATGTCATTCAAATCCACGAAAGGCACCTTTTCCTGCTCTGCCACTTGCCTGGCCCATAGCGCATAGGTCTCTGACATTCTCTCCATCTTGCCGTCTTTCCAGACGTTTCTAGGAGTTGGAGAAAGCACTATAGGGTTCGCGCCTTTGGCTTTGGCCTGACGGATGTAAGTTCTTAGATAATGACCAAAGGTATAGACTTTTTCCTCTCCTCCTGTACCGGCCATGACCACGGATTCAACCTCTTCGCCTATTCCTCTCAAAGAAGCTCTTGCCCGTCCCGTATTCAAAGGTCCCCCGTCATTATGACCGAACTGTATCAAGAGATAATCTCCCTTTTTGATCTCATTATATACCTTTTCCCATAAACCTTCAGTGATAAAGGTCCTGCTGCTTCTACCCCCTAGAGCATGATTCTCCACGGTGGCAGTTTTCACAAATTGATCAAAGAAGCTTCCCCAGCCCCACTGTCCGTTATCGCCCTCACCTGTACCATTTTTTACGGTAGAATCACCAATTAGAAAGACTACCGGTTGGTTTCCCTTTCTACTGCTTCCTGCAGGTACATCTCCTTTTCTGGAGCTTACGCTAAAGATGGGAGACGGGTAGGTTTGTTCTTCCTTGTAGAACTGAACGGCGGAATCATTAAGGCGTGGATGAAATTGTTTCAGCAAACGAATCATTTCTGCACCTGCAGAGATTACCGGTCCGTAACCGTGTGCTGCGTATACATTCACCGGTCTATAATAGTAGAAAGCAGGGTCAAAGCCCATACCTGTACCTACACAGGTTCCTTCTACTTGTCCTTGGGCATTGATTTTAGTGGATACGGCACTCCATCCGTGATAAGCCACGGGCCCGAAAGCGATAGGGTCTAACCAACCCTGATTCACTCCTTTGGCTATACAATAAGTATAAATGGCAGTTGCTGAGGTCTCTAAGTAAGAATCATTTCTGTCCAGAAGCTGATGCCAGAACCCTTCTTTTGATTGCAATTTTGAAAGCCCCTTTACATGTGCTTTGAATTGTTGGAGCAGCCATGGTCTATCCGGATGAGATAGAGGCAAAACATCTAGTACTTCCGCCATAGTAAGCAGTGCCCAACCGTTAGCTCTTCCCCAGAAGAAAGCTGGATGTTGATCAGAAGATTCCACCCATCCGTGCATGTATAATCCCTTTTCAGGCACAAACATGCGCTGGGTAAATTGTTTGATCTGACGAGTAGCCTCATTGAAATACTTCATATCTCCTGTTAATCTACCCATCTGAGCTATGGCCGGAACAGCCATATACATATCATCTAACCACAGTGTGTTCAGTTGGGGACGTTTTCTAGCAAAGGTCCCATCAGCAAGGCGATACTCTTTGTACATGATATAATTCATGTAGTTGTCTATCACGCTTCTTAGATCGAAGTTAGGCTTGTTTTGTTCAAACTTGATCATAGCGGCGCACATGGCGCCTGCGTCATCCAGGGCATGGGGCTTAAGCATTTGTCGCATCTGCGGATCTATCACCCCATACTGGTCGAGTTGCTTGATAAAATGTGGCTTTGCCTCTGCTAGGAATTTGAACCTATCTTGTACATACTTAAAATATTTTTCATCCCCTGTAGCTTTTGCTGCTTCAAGCATTCCGGAATATGTAACCCCCCACTCATAGCTGGCTAAACGAAAAGAACCTTGCTGTAGACGAGTATTTTCGTCCATCTTGCTTAGATCTTTCAATTCTTTTCCTGTTTTTCCATCAATCACCTTTGCAGGAGTGGATGCATCCAGGAAATGGAATACTCTATCTAAATCTTCCTTGATTTTCTCGGTAGTCAAGGCTCCGTAAGGTGTCTCATATTGAGACTGTAATAAGTGAAGTGGTGTAGTAAAATCATTCACTTGCCCAAAGGCACTCCCGCAACTCAACAATGCAGCAACTAAAAAATTCTTTATTCTCATCTTAATTCAGGGTTACATAGACATAGTCCTTAAAAATTTGTCCTCTAAACTTCAGGCTCAGCTCTACCTTAGTTCTTTTGCCTACCTTCACATCTTTAGAAGTGATCTTCCTTGTGCGTTCTTTACCGCCTATTGACCATTGGTATTCCTCAGCGTACACACCGGCGTCTAACAAAATCTCTTTCCCTTTCAGCTCTTTCTCCGGAAAAATATTCTCGAGATCTGTACCGAAGTAGAATCCGGGTTGGGTAGGTTGATTATACGCCACATTTTGAGTAGCTACGCTTATCCTATACACCGGATCGTCTAAGAAGGTGTGAAATCTATATTTTGTGGTAAAAGGGGTTAGATATAATCTCAAGCTCTTATTGTCTGCGGAGCGCAGTAGAACCTCCTCTCTCCAGTCGCCCAAAAGATCTGCCTGAAGTGCGGGAGTTGCTTTGGTTCCGTTATTGGAAGCTGCGCCCTCTGCTTCAAAAAGGAGATCTATGGATTCTGTGTGAGGGTTATATTTTGTGATTCTATTTTTGTCCAAAAGTTCCCTGGACAAGTCTCCGTCCCACCATACGGCCATGTTCACGGAAAGCACCTCAGCTAAGGAGTCTGTAGGAGTGGCTTGAACCTTTACCTTATCTGTAGTTACTTCTCCTTTGATATTTCTAATTCCTCCGGAATCCCAGGACCACATCTCCATACCTCTATGGGTGGGATCAATGTCTGCAGCCATGGCTCTACCCACGTCAATGGGAGATTTTACCTGAAAGATGATTTCTCCTGTGGCCGCATCTCTAAATGTAGAGCCGTCCTTCTTATTTTCATGTACGTCCCATACCTGCAGACCTTTACGTGAGGGATCAAATACACTCAGATGCAAGGCGTCTCCATGTCCAAGACCGGTGGTATACAGACCCTTTCCGTCATCATCAATGGTGCAGGAACCGTAAATAATCTCGTCTTTCCCATCTCCGTCTACATCTCCTACCCTGAGGTTATGATTTCCCTGGCCTCTATAGCCCGTATTGCCCGGAGTATCTGAGTCAAAAACCCAGCGTTGTTCTAATTTGCCATTGACGAAATCAAAAGCCGCTAAGACGGTACGTGTATAATAGCCTCTACACATTACTACAGAAGGTTTTTTCCCATCCAGATATGCTACGGCGGCTAAAAAACGATCTACTCGGTTTCCGTAATTATCTCCCCATGGTTGCCAGTCGCCACGCAAAGGCACATAGTCGATGGTGTGTAAAGCCTCTCCCGTTTTACCGCTAAAAACGGTAAGAAATTCGGGCCCTTCTATGATATAACCGTTCGCATTTCTGTAATCCGCTTTGGCATCACCTATCACTTTCCCTTTTCCATCTATGGTGCCATCAGCTGTTTTGAGTACTAACTCAGCACTTCCGTCTTGGTCTAAATCATAGACCATGAATTGGGTATAATGGGCTCCTGCTCTAATGTTTTTGCCTAAATCAATTCTCCAAAGTAAGGTGCCATCTAGTTTATAGCAATCTATATAAACATGGCCGGTATACCCTTTATGGGAATTATCATGCGCATTAGAAGGATCCCATTTGAGAAAGATTTCATATTCTCCGTCCCCGTCCACATCCCCTACACTGGCATCATTAGGTGCATACGTATAGGATTCACCGGAAAGCGTTACTCCACCTTCCGGAACTTGTAAGGGAATGTTTAAATATCCTATTGGGGCGTCTGCCTTAAGAGTATAAGTACTCAGATTTTCCTTCTTCCCGGACAGTCTAAGACTATATACTATATCTTGATGAGAAGACACTTTGTCTTCAAATGCGGTGGATTGAGTTAGCGGGGTCTTATTGACTTTTTGACCATTTCTATAGAGGTCAAACCCCACGTCTAAGGGATCTGTTTGTAAATACCTCCAGGAGATCATCACTTTATTTTCTCCTGTCTTGTAGGCCACAAAACCTCTCCCTAACTTTTCTATTCCTTTAAATTGATACGCCGTTTGAGCATGCACAGCAAGGCCCATTAAGCATAGAAATACTATTCTTTTCAACATACTACTTCGAAAATGAAGGGGGCCAAGGAGTTGACCCCCTAATTTGATTACCAACCCGGGTTTTGCATGGCTTGCTTTTCCTCGCTAGTCAGAGCTCTGCCTCCTTTTGTAATAGCATCCAGGAAGCTTTGAGGAATCGGACGTAAATAGTGTTTATTTGGGTTAAATGCTGCACCTGTGATCACTGAACCGTCATTGAAAGCCTTAAAGCGTTTCTCAAGCTGTTTGGTTCTGGCTAAATCAGGCCAACGAATCAATTCTCCCATCAATTCTCTCGAACGTTCATTCATGATGAAGACTAAGAATTTCTCTTCATCAGAGTTAGCACCCAGTACATCATAGAATTCTTTGTTGGAATTAAAGATCTCCGCTACTGAGGTGAACACCATATTTGACTTAGTACTGGCGGTAGTTGGAGAGTTGATATTATTTGATTCGTAATACGTATTCTTTTCAGAGTAAGCCGCGAACGCGTTTCCGGAACCACTTCCCGCAGGATTGTTCTTATAGGCTTGACCTCCGTCTATGTGTTTTTGACGATCCTCCCCATTAGCATATCCTGCTCTTTCTCTCAGTTTGTTGATCAGAGGAAGTGCTTCAGCATATTTACCTTGTCTCCCTAAAGCTTCAGCTACCATCAGATAATCTTCAGCTGAGCGCGCCAATATTCCATCTCTGGTACCAAACTGATCCGCTACAGTGGTTCTAGAGCCATCTCTGAACTTGCTTAGCGCTACGAATCTACTCTTCGTAGCATAAGTACCATTATTACCATGCTCACCAATGTACTTCTTAGTCTCACCGTTAAAATACCTCACAAACATATGAGGTGCACGATAATTTAGGTTTTCAGGGGTATAACGGGTATCCCCCGCATCATTAACTATGTATCTGACTCCCTCTTCTCCTCCTTCAAATTTGAAGTCGTTAGCCGTTTTTCCTTCCGGAGCGTATTGCCCCCATCTAGGTGCTGCGCCCGGGTTATTGCAGATATATGAGGTGATGAAGCTTTTCCAGAACCTGGAATCATTCACACGGTCATATACATCTAGAGCATAGTCTGTGGTTCTTAATCTGGAGAATTCTCTGTCTCCCGAAATATCCCTCTTCAAACCAGCTAGGTTCTGGTAGATGGATGGATAATAAAGGTGGATCTGGTTACCATACCTACCCCTAGAAGGCACATCGTCTGAGAATTGTGCAGCAAGCACCACTTCACTCACTCTCTCGTTTGGACCATCCGGTGTAGTGAAGTTCCATAGATCTACAAAATCAGGAGCTAAAGGATGGGCAGCTATCACCTCATTACCATATTTTACTACGTTTTCAAGATCCTGAGCTTTAGTGGGCCCATTCCACTCGTTATACAGCTCGCTGGCACGGAAAAGAGAAGCCTTCGCTAAGAAATGTGCGGCAGCATATTTTGTTAATCTTCCCCTCTCTGAAACGGTGGTGGGAAGAAGATCATACGCCTTTTTAAAGTCATCAATGATCAATTGATACGTTTCTTGAATTGAATTTCTCTCAAAGTCAGTAGATGCTCCTACCACCGGCTCTGTCAATAGAGGTACACCGCCGAATTGCTGCACTAAACGGAAGTAGTTGAAAGCTCTCATAAAGTAGCCTTCCCCTAACCTGGTATTATAATTCGGCTCTCTTTCGCCGTAGTAAAGCGGAACGTTCTGAATCAATGTATTAGCAGAAGCTATTCCGGAATACATATTGTCCCAAAGCTCCGGCATACCTTGCCCTCTGGCAGGATCAAATGCAGAAGTATAACTGTTATACGGTTCCTGAGCACCATCATTACCCACTGCCATCTCATCTGTTCCATACTGCCACAAGGTATAAGCCCATTCATAGTTAAAATGGAACTCAAAGTTTCTATACATACCTACGGACAGTTTATCTAAACCGTCTTTTGTCTTAAAGGACTCCGTGCTGACAGAAGTAATGAGCTTCTCGTCTAAAAAGTCCGGCTTACAGGCACCCATTATTGCTGCCAGTGCCACACTAAGACCTATATATTTAATATTCTTCTTCATGAAACTTACTTTTTAAAATCCTACATTAAGACCAAATACGAAACTTCTGTTGAAGGTGGATCCACCAAGATCCGGATCGATATAATCAATCTTCGAATACACTAAGCCGGGGTTCATACACTGAACATATAGCTTCAAATTCTGTATCTTAAGGGATTGCAATTGATGTGGCCTAAAGGTGTAGCCTAAGGATACGTTTCTTAACTTGATAAAGGAACCGTCCTGATAGTTTTGAGCATTTTTGAAGGTATCACCGTTTTCTCCACCTACACCGGGAGCGTAATATTCTGCATCTTCATTAACACCTTCTATCCAATAATCCAGTTTCCTCATCGCAAATCTTCCCGATAGTGTCTCAGCACCTGTACGCAGCGTAAATCCAAATCTGCCGTACAAGAATGCAGATAGTTCCCAGTTCTTATACGTGAAGGTATTCAAGAATCCTCCCGACCAGTCCGGGCGGCCTTTACCTACTATAGCACGGTCATTGTTTCCATCAATCACTCCGTCTCCATTCAGGTCTTTTACCTTGATCATGCCCGGAGTTCTACCGTATTTAGCAGCCTCCTCTTTTTCACTGGTTTTCCAAACTCCATCATACACATAGTCATAGTAAACCCCTATAGGTGAACCTACGAACCAGGAGTTAGCGATGTCCTCAATCTTACCGTCTGCTAACTCTACAATCTTACTTCTGTCTGCAGAATAAGTGAGGGTAGAAGTCCATCTAAAATCTTTGGTCTTCACGTTTACAGAGTTCAATGAGATATCCACCCCTTTGTTTTCTGTCTTACCAATATTATCCCATGTACGTAAGTATCCTGTTAAGGCAGGCAAAGCCTTCTCTAAGAGAAGATCAGAGGTTCTGGATTTGTAGAAATCAATACTACCGTCAATTCTGCCTTTAAACACGGAGAAGTCTATACCTAAGTTGTATTGAGCTGTCTTCTCCCAACCCAGGGCTGTGTTTGCCATCACCACCGGTGATGCCGCTGAAGGATCTGATGCTATCATACCCGGAGCCACTATATCTCCCCAGTGATAGAAGGTGTTCGTAACGGCACCTTTAGTACCGTAGGCACTGATACCGGCATTCCCTGTTACCCCTACACCAAAACGCAACTTCAATTGATCTATCCAAGTAGTCTTCTTCAAGAATTCTTCTTGATCAATTCTCCAGGCTAAAGCTGCTGAAGGGAAGAAATCCCATTTGTAGCCTTCCGCTAATTGTGAAGCGCCGTCCCATCTTCCTGACACTGTCAATAAGTAGCGGTCATTATATCCGTAGTTCAAACGAGCCATGTAAGAGGTCAACTGCGTTTCTGTCAAGTATGATCCATACCCTTGAATGCTGGCTAAGGATCCTATATTGTACCAAAGTTCTTCAGGTGTATTGACGAAAGAGCGCATATTGCTACCTTCTGATTTAAATGCCGAAGCACTTTGTAGTAAGGTTACACCAATGGCGTTTTTATTGATGGTCTTATTGTAATACAATAAGTTATCCAAGGTCCAGGAGCTTCTGATATCGTTATTGTACTGTACCAAATTGTTTCCGTCCCCATTGATGGATTCTGCGCGGTCAGCCACCCCTGTTCTTCCAAATCTGAAGTCTGGACCAAACTGGAATCTATATTTTAAGCCATCTAAGAATCCGAAGATCTTACCTACATTGATCTCAGAGTATAGACTGGCCAAAGCACGTAGGTTAATTCTCTGGTTACGGCTATAATCCACCTCACGAATAGGGTTGATGATGTTTACGTCTGCACCCGGGTTTCTGATATATTCTCCATCAGGAGTGTAGGGAACGGTCCAAGGTAACATGCCCTGTAGAGCAAAGTACAAATTAGACGCTCCCGTAGCACTTTTACGGAAATTGTATCCGTATTCCTGATCTCCATAAGTGAGGTTTATGTTTCCACCTAATTTCAGCCAGGAAGTGGCATTAAAATCTGCGCTGAATTTACCTGTATAGCGCTTGTACCCCTGACCGGGCTGAGTACCTTGTTGGTCCATATAACCAAAAGATCCATAGCTCTGCAACTTGTCTGTACCTCCACTAGCACTAACCGTATGAATTTGGGTCATAGCTGTCTGCAAACCCGCATCCGTCCAGTTATAGGTAGGTACTAAATCTCCATTCCAAGTGCCGCCAGCCCATCCTTTTTCTATCTGAGCCCAGGCATAAGGATCCGTACCATACACCTTCATGTCATTCTCCTTAGTGATTTGATTAGATCCGTTATAGGTACCTGCTTTGATTTTGGCGGCTCTTGAATAGTCTAACCACTCTGCAGAATTCATCATCTCCATGCGGTCATGCATGTTCTCTACCGAAAGGGTTCCACTATAATTGACAGACATTCTGCCTGACTTACCGCGTTTCGTAGTGACTAAGATCACCCCGTTAGCACCTCTGGAACCAAAGATGGCTGTTGAAGAGGCATCTTTAAGTACTTCGATAGACTCTATATCTGCCGGGTTAAGGTTCTCTATACCATTACCCTGCATGGGAATGCCATCTACCACGTATAGTGGAGCATTAGTAGCCGTCAGGGAGCGTTCACCACGGATACGAATACTTCCTATCTCCCCCGGACGCTCGTTTGAGGTGATATCCACACCTGCTGTTTTACCCTGCATGGCCTGCAAAGCGTTTTGGACAGGCATAGCCTCCATCTCCTTCTGACCTACCTTCGCTATGGCACCAGTGACATCACTCTTTCTTACCGTACCATAACCTACTACTACCACCTCTTCTAGAGCTTGAACATCTTCTTCTAAGCTCACATTAATGACCGTTTGAGATCCCACGGTTCTTTCTACCGGTGTGTATCCCACCTGTCTAAATACCAGAACAGCGTTAGATTCTGCCACTACTAAGGAATAGTTTCCATTTGGGTCCGTTAGGGTTCCTTTACTTGTTCCCTTTATGGTCACAGTAACACCGGGCAGTGGCGCACCCGAAGCATCTGTAACTCTACCTTTGATCTCTGAGTCAAAGGCGAGAACGTTCATGCTAGTACACACTATATAAAGCATAGTGAGTAACACAGTAAAACTTTTTTTCATACACTTATTTAAGAGTTGAACATGTTATTGGCCCAATGTCAAATTAGCATAAGCACATAATCCATTGGAATAGTGCAAATCTATAGAGGTAAAATCAATCTAAGGAGGGCAAAATTCGCCAATGAAGGGGGTAAAATTCGTCCTGACATAAGGAGAGAGCTTCATGCTAACTAGGAAGCTGCTGATTTGCAGAAATCTATTTTTTTCTCCAACTTTGAATATTCAACCTGCCCTAAAATTGGGGACATGAAAGCTAGACTACTAATATACTTCCTTCTATTTCAAGGAATAGCCCTAGGCCAAAGTCTTTTTAAGTTTGAACACCTAACCGTTAATGAGGGGCTGTCACACAGTGACGCCATGGCCGTAGTCCAGGATGACGAAGGCTTCATTTGGGTGGGAACAAACAAAGGACTCGATCGCTATGACGGCTATACCCTCAAAAACTATAGATTACCCTATAGAAATGTCAATGGTCAATACACTAACCGTGTCCTGGGTCTGCATCTCTCCTCAGATAAGACGCTTTGGGTGGTAGCCGAAACCCAAGGAATCTTCTTTTATGATCCAAAAGTAGACGACTTTAAAAACCTGGCGGATTTCGCTAGGGATAAAAAGGAAGAGGAAACCTTAAGACAGATTGTAGCTCGTTCTCTTACTACCACAACTGACGGAACCATTTATGTAGGAACCAGCACACAGGGATTATATATCATCAAGAGAGATCAAAGCCAAAAAATCACTTCCCTAAAAAATATAGCTTTCCCTTACCTCGGGACGAACGCCCTCATCTTTGCCCTTGCTCCGGATGCTAATCAAAGAGTCTGGGTAGGTACCGTAGGCGCCGGCTTATATTATTTGGACGAAAAAGAAAATCCAAGACCCTACCTACCCTGGAAGGAAGCAAAGATCATTAGAGCCATCCTCTTGAGTCAAGACAAGCAACTTTGGGTAGCTTCCGAAGAAGAGGTGATCAAGATTAACAGCCTCGACAGCTATCAAAAACTTGACCAACATTTCAATTATATCACCTCGCTCCTAGAGGATTCTTATCACAGACTTTGGATAGGATCCCGAACCGGACTATTCCTACTTTCTGATCTCAAAACAGAAGGTTTTAAGATTAAAGGTAAACTGCAGCATTTCACGCCTGGAGATCCGGAAGGACTGAATTATCACCTCATACATTATCTCGTAGAAGACAGTTTTAAAAACCTCTGGATTGCTGCCTCCGCAGGAGGTCTGAATAAGGTCAATCTCATTCCCAAGCCCTTCTATAAGCTGACCAAAAAGAAAGGAGGCTTACCAAATGATTATACCAATACGCTCTGTCAGGACAAAGAAGACAATGTCCTTTGGATAGGAACCCGCAGCGGATTTGCCAGATATGATGTACAGACCGGTCAAATCAAAACCTTTTTGGACCAAACTAACCTTAAAGATGCACCCGCTGTAGACGTCACCTCCATCTATGACCCCGGAAGAGGTACGCTCTGGATAGCCACTCGCGTACACGGCATCTACCTCCTGAACAAAAAGACACTAAGCCTGCGCAGGTTGCCGGAGATCCCCGGACAAAAAGAATGGAAACAATCTGAACCCATCTCCATGGCTACTGATCCCGAAGGTAGAATTTGGGTAGCATGTTTTTATGATGGATTACACCTCTTCTCTCCAGAAGGTCAAATCCTAAAATCCTTTAGCAAAGCTGCCGGAACCTTCCCTTCCAGTAAACTCACCTTTCTTCTTCCGGATCAGGACGGGATGTATCTCAGCACCAGAGACCATGGCCTGGTCCTCCTGGATTTTAAGGACGCTCGTATCAAAACCCGTTACGCTTTCCACCCTAAAGGCCTCAAAACCGACTATATCTGGCCGCTTCTCAGAAGCAAGAAAGGCGACCTATGGATAGGTACCATTGGAGGTGGATTGCACCGACTAGACCTTAAAACCAAACAAATGGAAAGGTTAGACGAGATAATTCCTGAGGCGGATGTGGAATCCTTACAAGAAGATGAGCAAGGAAATATCTGGATAGGTGGAAATGGGCTCTACAGATTTGACCCAAAAACCAGAACCTATCTGCATTTTGATGTAGCTGACGGACTGCAAAGTAACTCCTTTAAGGTAGCCTCCGCTGCGAAAGGCAAGGACGGGAGATTATACTTCGGAGGTATACAAGGGGTCAGCTATTTCATTCCGGAAAATGTATCTACTAACCCCCATCCACCTAAAATGCAGATCACTCAAGTGCGCATCTTGAACTATGCCTACTCTCCGGACCAAAAGAACAATCCCAGGGCTTTACTATCCGGTCCATTTACAGAAGAAATTGTCATCAAGAACTTTGAGAATGACTTCTCCATAGAGTTTGTAGGCCTGAATTATAGCAATCCAGGGAAACAACATTATGAATATATGCTGGAAGGCTTTCATAAGAACTGGATAGCCCTGCCTCCGGGCCAAAGAGTAATGGGATTCTCTAACCTTCCCGCAGGCAGCTACACTTTCTTAGTGAAAGCAGATAACGGTGACGGAGTTTGGACAGATGCTCCTGCCCGACTAAAACTTCGCATTCTCCCCCCATGGTATCGAACCTGGTGGGCGTATTTGATCTATGGAATCCTTGCTTCCAGCTTACTCCTTTGGTACAAAATAGTAAGTAGAAGACAAAGGGAGCTGAAAAACAAGATAGCCTTAGAACAAGTAGCCAAAGAGAAGGAAAAAGAACTCGCTGAGCTTAAAGTAAACTTCTTTACGAATGTCTCTCACGAGTTAAGAACCCCGCTCACCCTGATCATGAGCCCTGCAGAATACTTGATGAAAAATGCACCTACGGGAACAGAAGCCAGGGAAAAGGCAGAATTGTTATATAAGCAAGCCAACAAGCTCCTGGTCCTTGTTAACCAACTCATGAACTTCCGAAAGGTAGAGTCCGGACATGTGGAATTAGCGTTACAAACGCTTGATCTGCTACCCTTAATCACAGAAGTGTACCTGCTCTTCAAGATCAAAGCTGATGAGCAAAACATACATTATGATTTAAATCTCCCCTCTACTCCCGTGTATATCGATTTTGATCCGGAGAAAATGGAGATAGTACTTAGCAACCTATTATCTAACGCCTTCAAATTCACTGCAGAAGGAGGAAAAATTGAAGTATCAGGACAAATTGACCAGGAGCAGTCTACTTTCCAATTAAGCATATCAGATAATGGGATAGGCATACATGAGGAAGAAGTGGAACATATATTCGAACCCTTCTACCAGGCTTATAAACAGAACACCGTCAAAACTACGGGAACGGGTATAGGGCTTTCACTGGTACATGAATTTGTGAAAAGACAAGGTGGACATATCATGGTAAAAAGTAGTCTTGGTCAAGGCACACGCTTTACCATTGATCTCCCGCTCTCCCTCCAAACTCCATCCATAGAGAAAGAGAGTAGCCCGGCTATAAGCAGTCCAATATTAGAGCCGGATGTGAACCTAGACCAAAAACTCTTGATCGTGGAAGATAATGAAGATCTAAGGAATTATTTGGTAAGTCTATTCCATTCCCATTTTGAAACCCATTCAGCAGCTAATGGGAAAGAAGGCATGGATAAAGCCCTACAAATCCTTCCGGACATCATCCTCTCAGATGTCATGATGCCGGTCATGAACGGTTTAGAATTCTGCGAAAGAATCAAGAACAATCCGAAAACAGCACATATCCCTTTGATTCTACTCACTGCCAGAGCGGCAACCTTGCATGAACTAGAAGGATTAGAATCCGGAGCAGATGATTATATCGTAAAACCATTCAACCCTAAGGTTTTACATACCAAGATTCTTTCATTGATAAGCAACAGAAAGAAGGCTCAGGAGTTCTTCCATAAGCAACTGATAGCTTCGCCTTCTGAAACCGTGATTCCGGATGCAGATAGAATCTTCCTGCAGACGGCCATGCAG harbors:
- a CDS encoding glycoside hydrolase family 88 protein, giving the protein MRIKNFLVAALLSCGSAFGQVNDFTTPLHLLQSQYETPYGALTTEKIKEDLDRVFHFLDASTPAKVIDGKTGKELKDLSKMDENTRLQQGSFRLASYEWGVTYSGMLEAAKATGDEKYFKYVQDRFKFLAEAKPHFIKQLDQYGVIDPQMRQMLKPHALDDAGAMCAAMIKFEQNKPNFDLRSVIDNYMNYIMYKEYRLADGTFARKRPQLNTLWLDDMYMAVPAIAQMGRLTGDMKYFNEATRQIKQFTQRMFVPEKGLYMHGWVESSDQHPAFFWGRANGWALLTMAEVLDVLPLSHPDRPWLLQQFKAHVKGLSKLQSKEGFWHQLLDRNDSYLETSATAIYTYCIAKGVNQGWLDPIAFGPVAYHGWSAVSTKINAQGQVEGTCVGTGMGFDPAFYYYRPVNVYAAHGYGPVISAGAEMIRLLKQFHPRLNDSAVQFYKEEQTYPSPIFSVSSRKGDVPAGSSRKGNQPVVFLIGDSTVKNGTGEGDNGQWGWGSFFDQFVKTATVENHALGGRSSRTFITEGLWEKVYNEIKKGDYLLIQFGHNDGGPLNTGRARASLRGIGEEVESVVMAGTGGEEKVYTFGHYLRTYIRQAKAKGANPIVLSPTPRNVWKDGKMERMSETYALWARQVAEQEKVPFVDLNDIAAKKTEALGETRGKSLFFDAAHTNKEGAILNAEAVTEGLRALKGTDIQKYLK
- a CDS encoding rhamnogalacturonan lyase — translated: MLKRIVFLCLMGLAVHAQTAYQFKGIEKLGRGFVAYKTGENKVMISWRYLQTDPLDVGFDLYRNGQKVNKTPLTQSTAFEDKVSSHQDIVYSLRLSGKKENLSTYTLKADAPIGYLNIPLQVPEGGVTLSGESYTYAPNDASVGDVDGDGEYEIFLKWDPSNAHDNSHKGYTGHVYIDCYKLDGTLLWRIDLGKNIRAGAHYTQFMVYDLDQDGSAELVLKTADGTIDGKGKVIGDAKADYRNANGYIIEGPEFLTVFSGKTGEALHTIDYVPLRGDWQPWGDNYGNRVDRFLAAVAYLDGKKPSVVMCRGYYTRTVLAAFDFVNGKLEQRWVFDSDTPGNTGYRGQGNHNLRVGDVDGDGKDEIIYGSCTIDDDGKGLYTTGLGHGDALHLSVFDPSRKGLQVWDVHENKKDGSTFRDAATGEIIFQVKSPIDVGRAMAADIDPTHRGMEMWSWDSGGIRNIKGEVTTDKVKVQATPTDSLAEVLSVNMAVWWDGDLSRELLDKNRITKYNPHTESIDLLFEAEGAASNNGTKATPALQADLLGDWREEVLLRSADNKSLRLYLTPFTTKYRFHTFLDDPVYRISVATQNVAYNQPTQPGFYFGTDLENIFPEKELKGKEILLDAGVYAEEYQWSIGGKERTRKITSKDVKVGKRTKVELSLKFRGQIFKDYVYVTLN
- a CDS encoding RagB/SusD family nutrient uptake outer membrane protein; protein product: MKKNIKYIGLSVALAAIMGACKPDFLDEKLITSVSTESFKTKDGLDKLSVGMYRNFEFHFNYEWAYTLWQYGTDEMAVGNDGAQEPYNSYTSAFDPARGQGMPELWDNMYSGIASANTLIQNVPLYYGEREPNYNTRLGEGYFMRAFNYFRLVQQFGGVPLLTEPVVGASTDFERNSIQETYQLIIDDFKKAYDLLPTTVSERGRLTKYAAAHFLAKASLFRASELYNEWNGPTKAQDLENVVKYGNEVIAAHPLAPDFVDLWNFTTPDGPNERVSEVVLAAQFSDDVPSRGRYGNQIHLYYPSIYQNLAGLKRDISGDREFSRLRTTDYALDVYDRVNDSRFWKSFITSYICNNPGAAPRWGQYAPEGKTANDFKFEGGEEGVRYIVNDAGDTRYTPENLNYRAPHMFVRYFNGETKKYIGEHGNNGTYATKSRFVALSKFRDGSRTTVADQFGTRDGILARSAEDYLMVAEALGRQGKYAEALPLINKLRERAGYANGEDRQKHIDGGQAYKNNPAGSGSGNAFAAYSEKNTYYESNNINSPTTASTKSNMVFTSVAEIFNSNKEFYDVLGANSDEEKFLVFIMNERSRELMGELIRWPDLARTKQLEKRFKAFNDGSVITGAAFNPNKHYLRPIPQSFLDAITKGGRALTSEEKQAMQNPGW